In the genome of Gemmatimonadota bacterium, one region contains:
- the hemL gene encoding glutamate-1-semialdehyde-2,1-aminomutase: MNTRSKTLFDAAQQVIPGGVNSPARAFGPVGGDPLFIVKGEGARIVDADGKSYIDFVGSWGPLILGHAHPEIVAAVNAAAAGGTSFGAPTEIEVKMAQLVTEMVPSVEMVRMVNSGTEATMSAIRLARGHTGRNKIVKFEGCWHGHADSFLIQAGSSALTMGAPSSPGVTPGTAADSITVPFNDLEAVEKAVVENRDEIAAVIVEPMAGNMGVIPPVPGFLQGLRDITAEMGIVLIFDEVITGFRVSQGGAQEHYGVTPDLTTLGKIIGGGLPVGAFGGRREIMSDISPLGKMVSQAGTLSGNPLAMTAGYETLRRLQEPGVYEVLEAKAQALETGISENLKALGLKYQTNRVGSIMTLFFTEVPVTSFDAANACDQDLFARYFREMLNRGVYLAPSQFEAAFVSLAHSDADIDETIKANYEALKACIN, translated from the coding sequence TTGAATACGCGTTCAAAAACGCTATTTGACGCAGCACAACAGGTGATTCCCGGCGGTGTGAATAGTCCCGCAAGAGCATTTGGCCCCGTAGGTGGTGATCCGCTCTTTATTGTGAAAGGAGAGGGGGCGCGAATTGTCGATGCCGATGGAAAATCTTATATCGATTTTGTGGGGTCCTGGGGACCGCTTATTTTGGGCCATGCACATCCGGAAATTGTCGCGGCTGTGAATGCAGCGGCTGCTGGGGGCACGAGTTTTGGCGCGCCGACAGAAATCGAAGTGAAGATGGCCCAATTGGTCACTGAAATGGTGCCGAGCGTGGAAATGGTGCGGATGGTAAATTCGGGTACCGAAGCCACGATGTCGGCTATTCGGCTGGCTCGCGGACACACGGGGCGAAACAAAATTGTCAAATTTGAGGGATGCTGGCACGGGCATGCCGATAGTTTTCTGATTCAGGCGGGGTCTTCAGCACTTACGATGGGCGCGCCGAGCAGTCCGGGGGTTACACCTGGAACTGCAGCGGATTCGATTACTGTGCCTTTTAATGATCTGGAAGCTGTTGAAAAAGCCGTTGTGGAAAATAGGGATGAGATCGCCGCTGTTATTGTTGAGCCTATGGCTGGCAATATGGGAGTGATTCCGCCGGTGCCAGGGTTTTTGCAGGGTTTGCGAGATATAACGGCAGAAATGGGCATTGTGCTGATTTTTGACGAGGTCATCACAGGGTTTCGCGTCAGTCAGGGTGGTGCGCAGGAGCATTATGGGGTGACGCCTGACTTGACGACTCTGGGAAAGATTATTGGCGGTGGGCTACCCGTTGGTGCTTTTGGTGGCAGGCGAGAAATTATGTCAGATATTTCACCTCTGGGAAAAATGGTGTCGCAGGCTGGCACATTGTCGGGCAATCCCCTGGCTATGACAGCGGGATATGAGACACTCCGACGATTGCAAGAACCGGGTGTTTATGAGGTATTGGAGGCAAAAGCTCAGGCGCTGGAGACTGGTATTTCGGAAAACTTAAAAGCTCTGGGATTGAAATATCAGACCAATCGGGTGGGTTCGATAATGACCTTGTTTTTTACGGAAGTACCTGTGACGTCATTCGATGCCGCCAATGCGTGTGATCAGGATTTGTTCGCCCGATATTTTCGGGAGATGCTCAATCGAGGTGTTTATCTGGCTCCGTCGCAGTTTGAGGCTGCGTTTGTCTCTCTGGCTCATTCTGACGCGGATATTGACGAGACTATAAAGGCAAATTACGAAGCTCTGAAAGCATGTATCAATTAA
- a CDS encoding HEAT repeat domain-containing protein, translating into MYQLKKILPVLLLFLCGCSSPHGDYLRQLRSGTVAQRVDAAAFLGAQRVFEAVPHLRAALRDSVASVRTKAAWALGMLRAKEALRDLIRMLGDKDRDVRQIVAWALMQIEEPEAILALERAMASESDAWVKKDMERAVRYLKQFDGEADVEEGRVRGEFF; encoded by the coding sequence ATGTATCAATTAAAAAAAATACTGCCGGTACTTTTGCTTTTTTTATGTGGCTGTAGCTCGCCACATGGCGATTATCTTCGGCAATTGCGATCGGGGACGGTTGCTCAGCGCGTTGATGCGGCTGCCTTTTTGGGTGCACAGCGAGTTTTTGAGGCTGTTCCCCATTTGCGCGCTGCTTTGCGCGACTCTGTCGCATCTGTGCGCACAAAGGCCGCCTGGGCGTTGGGAATGTTGCGGGCGAAGGAGGCATTGCGCGATCTGATCCGAATGCTTGGAGACAAAGATCGGGATGTGCGCCAGATTGTTGCCTGGGCATTGATGCAAATTGAAGAGCCGGAAGCCATTTTAGCACTCGAACGCGCTATGGCGTCTGAATCCGATGCATGGGTAAAAAAAGATATGGAGCGGGCAGTGCGCTATTTGAAGCAGTTTGATGGCGAAGCAGATGTTGAAGAAGGTCGTGTGAGAGGGGAGTTTTTCTGA